aaaaaaaacttgtttcAACGTAAGTCAAAAAGAACATGGCTCATGTTGTAGAAAACATCATCATAATATTAGCTCAAAgtaaatttagaaaataataTGCAATTGTCCTCAAAATTGCTTTATTGCTTGAAAAGCTTTAAGGATTAAGATTTTCTCCCACCAACATGAACTCGACTTACAGATGGTTTACTTTTACCTTCAATAAGCGTCGAGAAGAATGCCAAGTAGAAGCGCTAAAAAGCTGGCAAAGGCAGAAAACAATAATTTGCATGCCACTTACAGTGGGAGTCGACTAGGAAAATGAAATAGAGgagggaaaatggaaaaatgtgtGGGAAAGCGAAGGTTGGACGCCGAAGAAAAACGACAGCACGCGCcagttttgttttcttatatttttcgctgtttaaaaagttttgtattacGTGCAAAATGAGGGCACGcttgaatttatttgccagcAAAGCAAGTAGAAAGCGAGAAGGCAATTTTCACATGAATTTGACCCATATTTCACTGCAAGTGATGTGAGCTATGAGCCCAGCTGTTAGACAATGATCAGCAGCACCGTTAGCTGCACATCATCATTTGCCATAATGACAACACATACGCAAAGTGAGAGTGCTCCTGTCATTTTGTCCATTTGTGTTGCCATGTTGTCGATAAACCCCTTTCTTCTCAGTCACGTTTGACAGAAAGTGGCCGCCATATGCAAGTTATTTGGTTGTATAATGCGACTGTCAACTCTATTTTCGTTGCCATATCTTAGAAAACACTCTATGCtgcaatatttttataaaaacaataattgttttaaataaaattcacgTATTTCACGTCATTGAAAGTAGCGATAAGCCACGAAACGTACGATGACTTCATGACGACTGTAgttaactaaataaaaattcctTTAATTTGCTTATGAGCGATGACGTACCAAAttaatcatttcattttacagaaaaatgatggaataaattttaaacattGTGTATTATCACACTTCGGATTCGTTTTTGGACTACACCTTAATGTGCGATATACAGTAAATAACGAATATTTTAGAGAAGTAACATCTAATGTCATTCGCGTGGGCATTTAAATCCGGTTGTAGGTTGTATCTGTCTGAAGAGCATATTTCATGGCTTAGGtagatacttttttttagctaGTCAGCGCTAAACACTTTTGAGCCAAAGAATacggaaaataaaataaatgaatatgcGCCACGCACAGGCATtccacacaaacgcacacatacacacacacacgctcctTCGCCTTCTCACTGCGCTCCTCCTTCGTCGCAGCCATTTTGTCTTCGGATTGCCGTTGTCCTTGGTGTCCCTCTTGTCCTGCGACGCCTTTCGCATAACTGAACGTGTGCGCTGcatttgttttactttttattatgCTACTTTAAAACGCCAAACGGGAAAAACAGCTACCCAAAATAGCAAAGAAAAAGCAGCTACAGCAAAACAACAGGAAAAAGCGAATAAATAAAGGGAAGAAGAAACTGTGTGCGGGCCACACCCACTATGTTGCCCACTTTCCTTTTTTAGTCTTcgttttttcgtattttttcaattacaacatattattttaaaaggacaaccgaaacaaaaacaacagtgtcagcattcaaaaataaaaagaccgTTTGTATACGGTTcaacttttttaataataaatatttattcattcagTTCGTCAGAAATTGCCATTAAGGAGCTCTACAATTTTAGACGTGAGTGCACAgtgtacacatacataaaaatCATTCTGtcgaaaaataaaactgattATTATTTCTAATCTTTTGTCCGGATATACAGGCATTCAGAATGTGTAGCTAAAAATACCATTTAGTCTTGAATTGGAACTCGGACAGCTATGTTTGAGGCTTGGACACTAATAGTAGCACTTTTTGTGCTTGGCGTGgctgaaaatgttgaaaaccTTCAACAAATTGAAGAGGTATGTGCCtaagcatatatatttatagagatataaatatataccaaattttaattcatatttaattcaattaatgaAAACTGACCTTTTGCCAGTACAGCTAAAGTGCGGATATGGTAATCCAGATGCTGTGAAAGTGCAATTTAATGTTACCGAAGGGCAAGCAAAACCAGCCGAGTTTCCGTGGACCATTGCCGTGATCCACAATCGCAGCTTAGTGGGTGGTGGCTCTTTAATTACCCCAGACATTGTGCTCACAGCTGCCCATCGGATATTCAATAAAGACGTGGAGGATATAGTCGTCAGCGCAGGAGAATGGGAGTACGGATCTGCTTTGGAAAAATATCCATTTGAAGAGGCATTTGTGTTGAAAATGGTTatacataaatcatttaattatCAGAGAGGCGCCAACAACTTAGCGCTGCTCTTCCTGGATAGGGAGTTCCCACTAACATACAAGATTAACACCATTTGTTTGCCCACCCAGAAAAGATCGCTATCTTCCACTCGCTGTATAGTGGCTGGTTGGGGTAAATATCAGTTTAGTGACACGCATTACGGAGGCGTCCTGAAGAAAATTGATTTACCTATTGTACCCAGGCATATCTGTCAGGATCAGCTTCGCAAAACTAGGCTGGGCCAAAACTATACACTGCCTCGTGGGTTAATTTGTGCCGGTGGCGAGAAGGACAATGATGCTTGCACCGGCGATGGGGGTGGGGCACTTTTCTGTCCAATGACCGAGGATCCCAAACAGTTCGAGCAAATTGGCATTGTTAACTGGGGTGTGGGTTGTAAGGAAAAAAACGTTCCCGCCACTTATACAGATGTTTTTGAGTTTAAGCCATGGATTGTTCagcaaattaaagaaaatttatataCACCCGATAATTATTAACTAATTATACAATTTTCTGAAACCAAAATATAGTTCATCCTTAATATTACTTTTTAAGCTGTTATTTTTTCCTGGTGGCATGtcaataattttataaaacacACAATTTATTGGGCATAGCTTTGAAGGTTGGTGCCAAAGCGAAAGGCGTTGACAAGGGACGGCGTTCACATAACCACTAACCGCACATCTACAAAAAAAAGCAACGTAAGGACAGATCAACCTTCACACGCACAAAATGGCATGATATAATGTTTATAAAGCACATAGGAATACATATCAACACACACATAGCCACGGACCATTTCCGCCAAACGTACAACGCGGCGAATACTTGatatttaattcaatctgGGCGtaggttttcattttttgccaTTGTAAGCGACGTGCGCTTTaaattaacacaaacaaacgTTGTCAGCGACAGCAACACACGCACCCACATACACCCACAAGCGGGACAACAGcaatgccacacacacacacacacacacacacacgtacagcaaggcaacagcaacaaggcACTTGACAATTACAGACTCAATGACAGTCACAGCcagcaaatttatttgcattttagcTGCCTTTCTGGCTCCGAATCCTGTCGCTTCCTCCGCAGCTCTCCTTCCTCGCATGTCCTTTGTCCCTTGTCCCGCCAGGATCCTTGTTCTTTCTCCTGCCCTGTTTCTCTGTATAATTTGCCCGATATTTATACCCTTATTTGGGGCCGGTTGTGCCATCAGCAAGTCCAGTCTATACTTCATTTAAAAATGGCCCCACGCTCATTTACATCcattaacacttttaatgttgctaagaaatttgtttattttgtgaaTAAAATGTACCTACTAAAGCTGTATTCCTGCTTAAATGTTTCCTTAatcaatatttcaatattatattatattacattGATGTTTTGTACTAGatcattaaaagtaaatattagAACAAATGtagtattttttaaaataattatgaaaTGGTATATTCTTGGTTTCAAACtcataaaatattgaaaaaaaaaacattgcaaTCATATAATGTAGGGTATTATGAAAACACTTATTTTCTTTATGCAAATCCGCATAAACGTAGTCCCTCGCACATAATCACAACGTACACAGTCGGCCAATAAAAGCAGTCCACTAACTTAGGCACGTCTGATTAAACGCGAAAGTACGCGACTTGCTGAAACCACCATCTTCCACCGCAGGCCACGCAGTCAACCAAATCCAAACAGAGTCGTGCTTATGAACATAGATAGCAGCGTGGCGTACACTTATATCAGCGCGCTTAACCCACGACTTAACCCCCCCAATTAGCCTTATTTGTGTTTAAATTGCATTAGGGCCAACAGCGAGCAACAAAGCAagaccaaaccaaaaaaaaaacaacacaccATACGAGTATCAGAGGAACCAAATAAGAACGTCAAAGGAACACACGAAAAATTGACGCATTTGCTAGTTAAGCTCCCTCTAAGCCGAGCCATTCAAAGCTTTTATCGATAAATTCTTGCTTTTCGATAAGTTCAACTAAGTGGCCACAGGGCTTAAGTGAATTTGTTTCGACTAAACCCCAGCCAAACAATCGTAGCCATTAACCCAGGCGATTGGTCCCACACACATGTCAGGATTATCAGATACATATGCTTATATTATCACAGCCATCGAATAAAGTACTTATTGAATATTCAGATATATCGCCCACGTAATTACTTACACTTTTGATCTCGTTCATTTTGGTAAATTGTCGTCCAAACTCCCACAAATCAACGCCGAACTTTAAGGCCCAATTGCGAACCCTGTAGAAAGTAGATATAAAATGATGAGTTTGAGTAAATTTTAGCACAATTATGTATGTAAAATTAAACTTGGAACTTAAGTGTGCATTTCGACATTAACTTAATGTACGGAATAAAAGTATCGGTTGCTCTTAAATCGTTCAAATGCTTTCAGGTCATTAGCCTGCAATACCATTCCTACTCATCGACACGTGGctgatttaaaatcaattaaaatcgacTTAAAATTCCgtataaattatttccaaCTCATTATGCTTAAGCCTACGATTGGTTAATGAGAGCCATATATAAAATGGCTGCAACAAATACATAAATGTACTTGGCAACTTATTTGAACAATGTTtgctaataaataatatttactcATAGAAGACTTAAGGACAAAAAAGGTAAAACGATTATTTTGCAGGACACCACCAACAGTCCAACTCACTTGAGAAAGACCCAAGACAGCAGCAAAACTCATTACAGAGGACCATCGAATGGGATGGGGGAAACTCTCAGGGGTCGAGGGATAACAACACGACCAACAGCCAACTATTGTGAAAACATTTGCCAAACATTTATAATCTAAACGCGAAAgtcaaaagcaaaacaaaagcagcccAACGACTGCTAATAAAACAAGTCCATGGAGGGGGGAAATGTGTCTAAAGCAagagaaaattgaaaataacgGGCGGAGGACCCGAAGTCGGAGTGTTGATACAGCCAAgtaaaaacgagaaaaaaattggaatattaaaaaaaaaaaaattacgaACGAAGCAAcgagcaaaaacaaaatcaagttGAGCCAGAGTAAAGACCTTGCAGAATAATGCCCCCAAAAATATTTGGACAATTTTATGGCATTATCTGCAATATCAATACTGTGGCAAAGAGAGGGAGGTAGGTGAAGCCAAGGAAACTCGAACCGCAgcaacgttgcgtatacgcaatgttgATTATGTTGAGCCGACGGCGAGCGACCATACCAACGagctctgtctctctctctctctttcgctcgctcgctcgctctcaCTACCATCTAGATACAAAATAAGCGCATGTTTATATGCTATATGGCCAACGAGGGCGGCGGGTTGTGCAAAGTTGGGTGGGCGTGAAGAGACAGCAGATTGCGATGGGAAGGAAGTGCAACTGCAGTCAAGCGGGCTACAGACAAAGTTTTATGGCTCGAACGAtgccaaaaatgaatttaaattatatgaaaattgtattataAACGGAAACTCCCGAGGAGGCAGAaaccagaagcagcagcatctcTTCCCGCATCTTCGTGGCCCGCAGCAATAAAGCGTAGACAATGGAGCGAAATAAAGTGGCCAACAAAGTGATTGAAATTGGATAATGCTGATggctggcaacaacaaagagcTGGCAAACTGATGGTAGGGTCAAGTGGTCACAATTAAACGAGAACCACACCATGGAAGCGTTAACTAAAGACGGGTGGTTGAAACGAACGAGTTAAAACGAATGtaatataaatgtaaatgaCATGGTACGTAAGTTGATGAATTCGaaattaagtaaaatattAAGAAATGTTGTTATAATGTTACATTTTGAGAAAAAAATAGCTCAGAACTAACATTTCCGAATAttctttgaaaaatatatcagCAGGCATCCACAACAAAAATTCGCctttaaatatgaaaacctAGTACAACATTCTATTCTAGTTTGCTAGTTTGGTTTTACCAAAAAATATGCTagaaatacacacacacacgcagagaATATGGCGAACaatgcatacacacacacacacacacccaaaaGGGACAagaaaaacattgaaaatcgGGTCCAAAGCAGCAAACTGCAATGAAAGGCCATCAACGTCATCTTCTTGGCCTGAAGTAGaagagattttttttttttctattagATTCTTTCTGCTGCCTGTGGTGGAGGCCGGTACAATAAAAAGTCACATTTTTACTTCcttttttacttatttttgttgcttggCCAGAAACTTGACAATGGCTAAAACTATGCATGTATGTTCGTGAGGATGAAACGGTGGGTGCTCAGGTGTATTCGTAGTGACTTTCAATTCTGTCTCAGCTTTTTGAGCACGAACCACCTACGTATGTCATTCTCAAGtagcatatgtatatgcatgcACAAAAGCCATCGAACCAGTTCCATTGCCTTTTCTCTACTGTTTTGTTCAGCTCGGTCGTTTCACGTTTGTCTTTGCAGTTTCTCACTTTTCGGGCGAAGAGTTTATGCCGAGGCAGGTAGTAGTAGTCCCTTAGAGTAGGTCAATgcgtttttgccattttgcatcattgaaatggaaatgtgtCCCTTCTGCCGCTGCCAACAGACTTGAATGCGCAATCTCAAGAGCGCACTTCAATGCAACCCTCAGCGAGTGCCGAGCTACTAAGATGTTCGAGCAAATGCCATTTATAGGAACTAGAATTTGATTCTAGTAACACTATCTTATACCTGTaaagtacacacacacattgcaATCTTTtgatcaattttaattctaaACTTAATTTTTACCGGATATTTGATAGttagttttaataaaaaatgacaaaactgttaatcaataaaaatatcttGTGCCCAGCTTAGTTAAATCTATAAAGATATGGATGCCTAAGTGACATGGAGTGATCAATATTGGATGCACAGCCATAAACTTGATCGGATTCCTCAAGATGGTTGGCTTGAGGTGATTTAATGGGTCGCTTTCGTTTATCCCGGTCGTTTTCCATCATTATTGCCAACAGTTCTGGCGGAAGACTGTATAGATCGCCTCTTTTGATGAAAAATCCGAATGGCTGGTATTCCTCGAGCAATACTTTGACCTCATCTTCAAAAACACTGCCAGGCACACCAAATTTTCTTCCAATACTCTCGGAAATCTCCTGTAGAGTCGCTGGCTTTCTAATAGCCTTCATCCTGTGACTAACAACCGCTACACCAAAGTATACAACTCTGTGgtgatttattttacaaaaattttgattcattttttttttctaagaTTTCTATTCTTTTGGGTCTGACGAAGTTTACGTGAAGTACTGTGATCAAAATTCTAATTTGAATAGGtgaatatacaaaatataaaattaacgGCTTTAAATACGATGCTAGCTTTAGCTAATTAATTTGTTGTGTTCCGCGCTAATTCGAAATCGCCTTAAATAAAACTAAGTGGTAATTACGACTGGTGGTaggtggaaaataaaaaccaaaataatgcGCTAGACATGGCACTGTAGTCGCTTCTGTTTGTGTCTCTGGTTCAACTTCTGCTTAATGCACTTTCACTGTCATTTGTCATAAGTAGTTAGTGCTCTGTTTGCTTc
The sequence above is a segment of the Drosophila melanogaster chromosome 2L genome. Coding sequences within it:
- the CG43924 gene encoding uncharacterized protein, with amino-acid sequence MNQNFCKINHHRVVYFGVAVVSHRMKAIRKPATLQEISESIGRKFGVPGSVFEDEVKVLLEEYQPFGFFIKRGDLYSLPPELLAIMMENDRDKRKRPIKSPQANHLEESDQVYGCASNIDHSMSLRHPYLYRFN
- the CG31827 gene encoding uncharacterized protein → MFEAWTLIVALFVLGVAENVENLQQIEELKCGYGNPDAVKVQFNVTEGQAKPAEFPWTIAVIHNRSLVGGGSLITPDIVLTAAHRIFNKDVEDIVVSAGEWEYGSALEKYPFEEAFVLKMVIHKSFNYQRGANNLALLFLDREFPLTYKINTICLPTQKRSLSSTRCIVAGWGKYQFSDTHYGGVLKKIDLPIVPRHICQDQLRKTRLGQNYTLPRGLICAGGEKDNDACTGDGGGALFCPMTEDPKQFEQIGIVNWGVGCKEKNVPATYTDVFEFKPWIVQQIKENLYTPDNY